A single Cannabis sativa cultivar Pink pepper isolate KNU-18-1 chromosome 7, ASM2916894v1, whole genome shotgun sequence DNA region contains:
- the LOC115725491 gene encoding scarecrow-like protein 9 — translation MRMDQSLRGYTGSGNGVIHFGKGKPLSVISSHNNIMAETRFNNHNHNAFSDHSHMGFHYPQPDLTPAIENTISTLSHDVNSPEDCDFSDTVLQYISQMLMEEEDHEDKTSIVEESSDLRAAEKSFYEVLGKKYPPSPEQNHVFQNGESLEENFTTSSNNYVHSSCYSNEYLVDNPLYQNLDNYTSQLHCIPEFGVSQSSYSSSNSAISSLDGLLDSPNSTIIQAPDLCSENRSMWQFRKGVEEASRFLPTQNDLVGSVEANELLALVPSKFGTSEVSVKSNDECSPGSSRGRKHPYSDVEDLEDERSSKQAAIYIESTLRSKMFDLVLLCSLGDGHEHLTSFRADLQSDLTKSMQQTGQIKGLSGGKSRGKRQVKKKEVVDLRSLLIQCAQAVAADDHRSANELLKQVRQHSSPFGDGSQRLASCFADGLEARLAGTGSQIYKGLVNKRTSAADILKAYRLYLAACPFRKISNFTSNRTILDTAAKATSVHVIDFGILYGFQWPTLIQRLSMREGGPPKLRITGIEFPQPGFRPAERVDETGRRLKAYAETFNVTFDYHAIAKKWETITLEELKIDKNDFLVVNCLYRGKNLPDESVTAESARNRVLDLIKRIKPDLFIHGITNGAYNAPFFVTRFREALFHFSALFDMLELIVPRWEPERMLIEKEIFGREALNVIACEGCERVERPETYKQWQIRIMRSGFVQQPLSRYVMKRAAEKVKTTYHRDFIIDEDNGWLLQGWKGRIIFAISSWKAA, via the coding sequence ATGAGAATGGATCAGAGTCTAAGGGGATATACTGGCTCTGGAAATGGAGTAATTCATTTTGGAAAAGGCAAACCTTTGTCAGTTATTTCCAGTCACAATAATATTATGGCTGAAACTAGATTCAATAATCATAATCACAATGCCTTCTCGGATCACAGCCACATGGGGTTTCATTACCCTCAACCTGATCTAACCCCAGCTATCGAAAACACTATTTCAACTTTGTCCCATGATGTTAATTCCCCAGAAGACTGTGACTTTTCAGATACAGTATTGCAGTACATAAGCCAGATGCTCATGGAAGAAGAGGATCATGAGGACAAGACTAGTATAGTTGAAGAGTCTTCGGATCTTCGAGCTGCTGAAAAATCGTTCTATGAAGTTCTTGGTAAAAAGTATCCACCTTCCCCTGAACAAAATCATGTTTTTCAAAATGGTGAAAGTCTAGAAGAAAATTTTACTACAAGCTCCAACAATTATGTACATAGTAGTTGCTATAGCAATGAGTATTTGGTTGATAATCCCTTGTATCAAAATCTAGATAATTATACCTCTCAATTACACTGTATTCCTGAATTTGGAGTTTCTCAATCATCCTACAGCTCTTCAAATAGTGCAATTAGCAGTTTAGATGGATTGTTGGACTCCCCCAACAGTACTATAATTCAAGCTCCTGATCTGTGTAGTGAGAATCGGTCAATGTGGCAGTTTAGGAAGGGGGTTGAGGAGGCTAGCAGGTTTCTTCCCACTCAAAATGACTTGGTTGGTTCTGTAGAGGCAAACGAGTTGTTGGCTTTGGTTCCTTCAAAGTTTGGGACAAGTGAGGTTTCTGTTAAGTCAAATGATGAGTGTTCTCCTGGAAGCTCTAGGGGAAGAAAACATCCTTACAGTGACGTTGAAGATTTGGAAGATGAGAGGAGTAGCAAGCAAGCTGCCATTTACATAGAATCCACTTTGCGATCGAAGATGTTTGATCTTGTGCTTCTTTGTAGTCTTGGGGATGGTCACGAGCATTTGACATCTTTCCGTGCAGACTTGCAGAGTGATCTCACGAAAAGTATGCAACAAACTGGCCAGATAAAAGGATTAAGTGGTGGAAAGAGTCGTGGTAAGAGACAAGTAAAGAAGAAGGAGGTGGTGGATTTGAGATCTTTATTGATTCAGTGCGCTCAAGCAGTTGCAGCTGATGATCATAGGAGTGCAAATGAACTGCTAAAGCAAGTTAGACAACATTCCTCTCCTTTTGGGGATGGTTCTCAGAGATTAGCTAGTTGTTTTGCTGATGGTCTTGAGGCACGCTTGGCCGGTACAGGTAGCCAGATCTACAAAGGTCTTGTTAATAAAAGAACATCTGCTGCTGATATATTGAAAGCTTACCGGCTTTACCTTGCTGCCTGCCCATTTAGGAAGATATCTAACTTTACATCGAACAGGACAATACTGGATACAGCAGCCAAAGCAACAAGTGTTCATGTCATTGACTTTGGTATCCTTTATGGTTTTCAATGGCCCACCCTTATTCAGCGCCTGTCAATGAGAGAAGGTGGACCACCAAAGCTTCGGATCACTGGGATAGAGTTTCCACAACCTGGCTTTCGACCAGCTGAGAGAGTTGACGAAACAGGACGACGATTAAAAGCCTATGCTGAAACTTTCAATGTTACTTTTGATTATCATGCAATTGCAAAGAAATGGGAGACCATTACACTTGAGGAACTAAAGATTGACAAGAATGACTTCCTCGTAGTTAACTGTCTGTATCGGGGTAAGAACTTGCCCGATGAAAGTGTGACTGCAGAGAGTGCAAGAAATAGAGTTCTTGATTTGATAAAGAGAATTAAACCTGATCTCTTCATCCATGGGATTACAAATGGAGCATACAATGCACCTTTTTTTGTTACTCGGTTTCGAGAGGCATTGTTTCACTTTTCTGCATTGTTTGATATGCTTGAATTGATTGTACCCCGCTGGGAACCGGAGCGGATGCTAATTGAGAAAGAGATCTTTGGTAGGGAGGCTTTAAATGTCATAGCTTGTGAGGGATGTGAAAGAGTGGAAAGGCCAGAAACATACAAACAATGGCAAATCAGGATCATGAGGTCCGGGTTTGTGCAACAACCTTTAAGCCGCTATGTCATGAAGAGGGCAGCTGAGAAAGTAAAGACAACTTACCACAGAGACTTTATAATTGATGAAGACAATGGTTGGCTATTGCAGGGATGGAAAGGACGAATCATCTTTGCCATATCGTCATGGAAAGCTGCTTAA